A window of the Microbulbifer aggregans genome harbors these coding sequences:
- the miaB gene encoding tRNA (N6-isopentenyl adenosine(37)-C2)-methylthiotransferase MiaB, with product MTQTMTVSEQNALAEGERKTKKLYIKTHGCQMNEYDSARMRDLLGESHAMVTTDDPEEADVLLVNTCSIREKAQEKLFHQLGRWKHLKEKNPDLVIGVGGCVASQEGEAIAKRAPYVDLIFGPQTLHRLPEMMETRQQKSGAVVVDVTFPEIEKFDRLPQPEAEGATAFVSIMEGCSKYCTFCVVPYTRGEEVSRPVADVLEEVAHLADQGVREVNLLGQNVNAYRAPGDDGQIVDFAELITYVAAIDGIDRIRYTTSHPVEFSDALIDVYAEVPELVNHLHLPVQSGSDRILMAMKRGHTALEYKSKIRRLRKIRPDICLSSDFIIGFPGETDKDFEDTMKLIQDVGFDISFSFIYSPRPGTPASDLPDDTPEELKKQRLQLLQHRINQQAAEIARRMVGNTERVLVTGVSKKDPGQLQGRTENNRVVNFRADDMALIGKFADVVIEEALPNSLRGTLITSELDGPLF from the coding sequence ATGACTCAAACCATGACCGTATCCGAGCAAAACGCCCTCGCCGAAGGCGAGCGCAAGACCAAAAAGCTCTACATCAAAACCCACGGCTGCCAGATGAACGAGTATGACTCGGCGCGCATGCGCGATCTGCTCGGCGAGTCGCACGCGATGGTTACAACTGACGATCCCGAGGAAGCCGACGTCCTGCTGGTCAACACTTGTTCTATCCGCGAGAAGGCACAGGAAAAACTGTTCCACCAGCTGGGCCGCTGGAAGCACCTCAAGGAAAAAAATCCCGATCTGGTGATCGGTGTCGGCGGCTGCGTGGCGAGCCAGGAAGGCGAGGCGATCGCCAAGCGCGCGCCCTATGTCGACCTGATTTTCGGCCCACAGACCCTGCACCGTCTGCCGGAGATGATGGAGACCCGCCAACAGAAGAGCGGCGCTGTCGTGGTGGACGTGACCTTCCCGGAGATCGAGAAGTTCGACCGTCTGCCCCAACCGGAGGCAGAGGGCGCAACCGCATTCGTCTCCATCATGGAGGGCTGTTCCAAGTACTGCACCTTCTGTGTGGTGCCTTACACCCGCGGTGAGGAGGTAAGCCGTCCGGTCGCTGACGTGCTGGAAGAAGTGGCGCATCTGGCTGACCAGGGCGTGCGCGAGGTGAACCTCCTGGGCCAGAACGTGAACGCCTACCGGGCCCCCGGCGACGATGGCCAGATCGTGGACTTCGCCGAGCTGATCACCTACGTGGCGGCCATCGACGGCATCGACCGTATCCGCTACACCACCTCCCACCCGGTGGAATTCTCCGATGCGCTGATCGATGTCTATGCCGAGGTGCCGGAGCTAGTCAACCACCTGCATCTGCCGGTACAGAGCGGTTCCGACCGCATCTTGATGGCCATGAAACGCGGCCACACGGCGCTGGAGTACAAGTCCAAGATCCGCCGCCTGCGCAAGATCCGCCCGGATATCTGCCTGTCTTCTGACTTTATCATCGGCTTCCCCGGTGAGACCGACAAGGACTTCGAGGACACCATGAAACTGATTCAGGATGTCGGCTTCGATATCTCTTTCAGCTTCATCTATTCACCGCGCCCCGGCACGCCGGCCTCGGATCTGCCAGACGACACCCCGGAAGAGCTGAAAAAGCAGCGCCTGCAGCTGCTGCAGCACCGCATCAACCAGCAGGCGGCGGAAATTGCCCGCCGCATGGTGGGCAACACCGAGCGGGTTCTGGTCACCGGCGTCTCCAAGAAGGACCCGGGCCAGCTGCAGGGCCGGACCGAAAACAACCGCGTGGTCAATTTCCGCGCCGACGATATGGCGTTGATTGGCAAATTCGCCGATGTGGTGATCGAGGAAGCACTGCCGAACTCCCTGCGCGGCACCCTGATCACCTCAGAACTGGATGGTCCGCTTTTCTGA
- a CDS encoding PhoH family protein — protein sequence METHTLAHSITLEPNDARRLANLCGQFDEHLRQIEQRLDIEIRNRGNEFAFYGEPKSARVAGELLNFLYGETEKRDHLTPDEIHLALQQSGVEELLQKSESESDSDADEVVLIRTKKCSVRPRGLNQRRYVRAVQTNDINFGIGPAGTGKTYLAVACAVEALLKDEVERILLVRPAVEAGEKLGFLPGDLSQKVDPYLRPLYDALYEMLGFETVGKLIERNVIEVAPLAYMRGRTLNNAFVILDESQNTTREQMKMFLTRIGFGSTAVITGDPSQIDLPRGQASGLRHAIEVLGKVNGISFTHFGAKDVVRHPLVQRIVEAYDIHEAAREAAEKRSEDAA from the coding sequence TTGGAAACACATACCCTCGCCCACAGCATCACCCTCGAACCCAACGACGCGCGCCGCCTCGCCAATCTCTGCGGCCAGTTCGATGAACATCTGCGTCAGATAGAACAGCGACTCGATATTGAAATCCGCAACCGCGGCAATGAGTTCGCCTTTTACGGTGAACCCAAGAGCGCCCGCGTCGCCGGTGAACTGCTGAATTTCCTCTATGGGGAAACCGAGAAGCGCGATCACCTGACGCCCGACGAGATCCACCTGGCCCTGCAGCAGTCCGGCGTTGAGGAACTGCTGCAGAAGAGTGAGTCCGAGAGCGACAGCGATGCAGACGAGGTTGTGCTGATCCGCACCAAGAAATGCTCTGTGCGCCCCCGGGGACTGAACCAGCGCCGGTATGTGCGCGCGGTACAGACCAACGATATCAACTTCGGCATCGGCCCTGCCGGTACCGGCAAGACCTACCTCGCCGTCGCCTGTGCTGTGGAAGCACTGCTGAAGGACGAGGTTGAGCGCATCCTGCTGGTGCGCCCTGCGGTGGAAGCTGGCGAGAAGCTGGGCTTCCTGCCCGGCGACCTGAGCCAGAAGGTTGACCCCTATCTGCGTCCGCTCTACGACGCCCTCTATGAAATGCTGGGTTTCGAGACGGTAGGCAAGTTGATCGAGCGCAATGTGATCGAGGTGGCACCGCTGGCCTACATGCGCGGCCGCACCCTGAACAACGCCTTCGTGATCCTGGACGAGAGCCAGAACACCACCCGTGAACAGATGAAAATGTTCCTGACCCGCATCGGCTTCGGATCCACTGCGGTAATTACCGGTGACCCGAGCCAGATCGACCTGCCCCGCGGCCAGGCGTCCGGCCTGCGTCACGCCATCGAGGTACTGGGCAAGGTCAACGGTATCAGCTTTACCCATTTCGGCGCCAAGGATGTGGTGCGCCACCCACTGGTTCAGCGCATCGTCGAAGCCTACGATATCCATGAAGCGGCTCGTGAAGCTGCAGAAAAGCGGAGCGAAGACGCGGCCTGA
- the ybeY gene encoding rRNA maturation RNase YbeY: protein MPELHLDVQRASSATNLPSDEQIHHWVQAALGAHREEAELSVRIVDEDESQQLNRDYRGKDKPTNVLSFPADLPADVELPLLGDLVICAPVVTREAREQHKATSAHWAHMVVHGTLHLLGYDHIEDADAELMEGLEVKVLAGLGIADPYQPADRSTEAPRA from the coding sequence ATGCCGGAACTTCACCTAGACGTACAGCGGGCCAGTAGCGCCACGAACCTCCCGTCTGACGAGCAGATCCACCACTGGGTACAGGCAGCGCTTGGCGCCCACCGGGAGGAAGCAGAACTGTCGGTGCGCATCGTCGATGAAGATGAGAGCCAACAGCTCAATCGCGACTATCGGGGCAAGGACAAGCCCACCAATGTATTATCCTTCCCGGCAGACCTGCCCGCAGATGTGGAATTGCCGTTGCTTGGCGATCTCGTGATCTGCGCACCCGTAGTCACCAGGGAGGCGCGAGAGCAACACAAAGCGACCTCTGCGCACTGGGCACACATGGTGGTCCATGGCACACTGCATCTTCTGGGTTACGACCATATCGAGGATGCCGACGCGGAGCTCATGGAAGGCCTGGAAGTGAAGGTGCTGGCAGGGTTGGGCATTGCCGACCCCTACCAGCCCGCAGACCGATCGACAGAGGCCCCCCGGGCCTGA
- a CDS encoding HlyC/CorC family transporter: MATSMTTDEPPSSQSSGKPRSGEKNWLEKLFGAFSAEPKSRDELLDIIKDAADNKLVDAEALSIIEGALDVSSQQVREIMIPRSQMVVVSLQDTPEEFLPKIIESGHSRFPVIGESIDDIRGILLAKDLLPLILKGLEGFELESIIRPANIIPESKRLNILLREFRENRYHMAVVIDEYGGVSGVVTIEDILEEIVGEIEDETDEEEADSFIRKVGDNDFIVKALTPIEEFNEYFESELSDEEFDTVGGLIMQSFGHLPSRDEVTDLGHFRFRVLYADNRQIHLLRVSRQRRQPREEE, from the coding sequence ATGGCCACATCCATGACCACAGACGAACCCCCAAGTAGCCAGTCTTCCGGCAAGCCCCGATCGGGGGAGAAGAACTGGCTGGAAAAACTGTTCGGCGCCTTTTCCGCCGAGCCCAAGTCCCGCGACGAGCTGCTCGACATCATCAAGGATGCGGCAGACAACAAGCTGGTAGACGCCGAGGCCCTGTCCATCATCGAAGGCGCTCTGGACGTCTCGAGCCAGCAGGTGCGGGAGATCATGATTCCCCGCTCGCAGATGGTGGTAGTCAGCCTCCAGGATACGCCGGAAGAGTTTCTGCCCAAGATCATCGAATCCGGGCACTCCCGCTTCCCGGTGATCGGCGAGAGCATCGACGACATTCGCGGCATATTGCTGGCCAAGGATCTCCTCCCGCTGATTCTCAAGGGCCTCGAGGGCTTCGAGCTCGAAAGTATCATTCGCCCCGCCAATATCATCCCCGAGAGCAAGCGCCTCAACATCCTGCTGCGGGAGTTCCGCGAGAACCGCTATCACATGGCCGTCGTGATCGACGAGTATGGTGGTGTCTCCGGCGTGGTGACCATCGAGGACATCCTCGAGGAGATCGTCGGTGAAATCGAAGACGAGACGGACGAGGAGGAAGCGGATAGCTTTATCCGCAAGGTGGGCGACAATGACTTCATCGTGAAGGCCCTGACCCCGATCGAGGAGTTCAACGAATATTTCGAGAGCGAACTCAGCGACGAGGAGTTCGACACTGTCGGCGGCCTGATCATGCAGTCATTCGGCCACCTGCCGAGTCGCGACGAAGTGACCGACCTGGGGCACTTCCGCTTCCGGGTCCTCTACGCCGATAATCGCCAGATACACCTGTTGCGAGTGAGCCGCCAACGCCGGCAGCCCCGCGAAGAGGAGTAA
- the lnt gene encoding apolipoprotein N-acyltransferase, with protein sequence MRKLFLPLASAAAGGLMTLSFAPFSYWPTGLVSLTLFAWLNLYAADTGRLGKRAGFWLAFCFGLGLFASGGSWVYVSITDFGGSSMALGLLLTGGFVAILAAILALPFLLIGRFTGNPLSFGLAFPALWFLSEWLRTWLFTGFPWLFAGYAHIDTWLSGWAPVLSVYGIGLLLALSAAVIALLAARKLPLRQQRANLALLIVAALTWPAGALLSHVEWTERGQEITVGLVQANIPQEKKWLPEFRGETISRYQEGTRELASQNVDVIIWPEAALPLLYSQAPNLMQALQRNAEQTGIDLISGILYDRIETPENGAPRRLVHNSAAVFGRSPHVYHKRHLVPFGEYVPLEDWLRGTIEFFDLPTSFIRPGPDEQQPLLAAGAGWAPLICYEIVYPALVAESALTSDILLTISNDAWFGASIGPLQHMQMAQMRALETDRYLVRATNTGVTAIVDPHGRITERLPQFERAIMTGKVAARSGATPFMLLGLWGMLALAVAMLTAALLMQRARRIQGEPAFTGEAADGN encoded by the coding sequence ATGCGAAAACTGTTTCTACCCCTCGCCAGTGCCGCCGCCGGCGGCCTGATGACACTCTCATTTGCGCCCTTCAGCTACTGGCCTACCGGGCTGGTTTCGCTGACCCTGTTTGCCTGGCTGAATTTATACGCCGCGGATACCGGCCGACTGGGAAAGAGAGCCGGTTTCTGGCTGGCGTTCTGTTTTGGACTGGGACTTTTTGCCAGTGGCGGCTCCTGGGTCTACGTGTCGATTACCGATTTCGGCGGTTCCTCGATGGCACTGGGCCTGCTACTGACCGGCGGATTCGTTGCCATCCTGGCCGCCATCCTGGCACTGCCATTCCTGTTGATCGGCCGCTTCACCGGTAACCCGCTGAGCTTCGGCCTCGCCTTCCCCGCCCTGTGGTTCCTGAGCGAGTGGCTGCGCACCTGGCTGTTCACCGGCTTTCCCTGGTTGTTCGCCGGCTACGCCCACATCGACACCTGGCTCTCAGGCTGGGCACCGGTTCTGAGCGTCTACGGCATCGGCCTGCTGCTTGCACTCAGCGCCGCGGTCATCGCACTCTTGGCCGCACGCAAACTGCCCCTCCGCCAGCAAAGGGCCAACCTGGCACTGCTGATCGTCGCTGCGTTGACCTGGCCCGCGGGCGCCCTGCTATCCCATGTGGAGTGGACCGAACGGGGCCAGGAAATCACCGTGGGCCTGGTACAGGCCAACATCCCTCAGGAAAAGAAGTGGCTGCCGGAGTTTCGCGGAGAAACCATCAGCCGCTACCAGGAGGGCACCCGCGAGCTCGCCAGCCAGAACGTGGACGTGATCATCTGGCCAGAGGCCGCACTGCCGCTGCTATACAGCCAGGCTCCAAACCTCATGCAGGCACTGCAGAGGAATGCCGAGCAAACCGGCATCGACCTGATCAGCGGCATTCTCTACGACCGCATCGAAACGCCTGAGAACGGAGCTCCGCGGAGGCTGGTACACAACTCCGCCGCCGTATTCGGCCGCAGTCCACATGTCTACCACAAGCGCCACCTGGTACCCTTTGGCGAGTATGTGCCGCTGGAGGATTGGCTGCGTGGCACCATCGAGTTCTTTGACCTGCCCACGTCATTTATCCGCCCCGGGCCGGATGAACAACAACCCTTGCTGGCCGCCGGTGCCGGCTGGGCTCCACTCATCTGCTACGAAATCGTCTACCCGGCACTGGTGGCCGAGAGTGCCCTGACCTCGGATATCCTCCTGACCATCAGTAACGACGCCTGGTTCGGCGCCTCCATCGGCCCCCTGCAGCATATGCAGATGGCGCAGATGCGGGCTCTGGAGACCGATCGCTATCTGGTGCGCGCCACCAATACCGGGGTCACGGCCATCGTCGACCCGCACGGACGGATCACCGAACGCCTGCCCCAGTTCGAGCGCGCCATCATGACCGGCAAGGTTGCGGCGAGAAGCGGTGCCACCCCATTCATGCTATTGGGCCTCTGGGGAATGCTGGCGCTCGCCGTCGCCATGCTCACCGCAGCACTGTTAATGCAGCGTGCCCGCAGAATTCAGGGAGAGCCGGCATTCACCGGTGAGGCGGCGGACGGCAACTGA
- a CDS encoding acyloxyacyl hydrolase: protein MIWLALVGSAVAEESRENVFSIGLGQTLFNGDMTAAEVSIRHQRWELGGVILGQGDTSEGAQERLGYAASITRMLRPGWEWCRGSVYGRVGLAYVDGSPLVGHFNFRTGVGIDFRGFSLEYQHLSSASLTRLNTGIDVIQFRIPF from the coding sequence GTGATTTGGCTGGCACTTGTCGGTTCAGCCGTTGCAGAGGAAAGTCGCGAGAATGTTTTTTCGATCGGTCTTGGCCAGACCCTGTTCAACGGTGATATGACTGCAGCGGAAGTTTCCATCCGTCACCAGCGATGGGAACTGGGTGGGGTCATTCTCGGTCAGGGAGATACCTCAGAGGGGGCGCAGGAGCGATTGGGATACGCCGCCTCGATTACCCGCATGTTGCGCCCTGGCTGGGAATGGTGCCGGGGCAGCGTCTACGGTCGGGTGGGACTGGCCTACGTGGATGGCTCCCCGCTGGTTGGCCATTTCAATTTCAGAACCGGTGTCGGTATCGACTTCCGGGGCTTTTCCCTTGAATACCAGCATCTATCCAGTGCTAGCCTGACCCGGCTCAACACCGGTATCGATGTTATTCAATTCCGCATTCCCTTTTAG